From one Microthrixaceae bacterium genomic stretch:
- a CDS encoding carbohydrate ABC transporter permease, producing the protein MLSKIGWYVLLSAISVVVLFPIYMTLVRAVSSGASTLFAKSPSLTPVDPDWGVFTKAFNTLGMGKPMWQSLVVTSIIVVAQTITSVLAAYAFAFLEFPLKKLMFGFVIATMLLPIEVTLIANVQTMFDLDLISVNNSTYLRTLAALTLPFLASALGVFLIRQGFLGIPRDLLDAARLDGYSDLRFLFKVAVPVTKPVVGSFVVVSFLSAYNQYVWPRFAVKSSDYQTVQVALRSFLTENPNELNYGFAAAIIAAVPVLALLLIFQRQLVRGLTAGAVK; encoded by the coding sequence ATGCTGTCCAAGATCGGCTGGTACGTCCTGCTGAGCGCCATCTCGGTGGTGGTGCTCTTTCCGATCTACATGACGCTGGTCCGAGCGGTGAGTTCGGGCGCGTCGACCTTGTTCGCCAAGTCCCCGTCGCTCACCCCGGTCGACCCCGATTGGGGGGTCTTCACCAAGGCCTTCAACACACTCGGTATGGGTAAACCCATGTGGCAGAGCCTGGTGGTCACCTCCATCATCGTCGTCGCCCAGACGATCACCTCGGTGCTCGCGGCCTACGCGTTCGCCTTTCTCGAGTTCCCGCTGAAGAAGCTCATGTTCGGTTTCGTCATCGCCACGATGCTGCTGCCGATTGAGGTCACCCTCATCGCAAACGTTCAGACGATGTTCGACCTCGACCTCATCAGCGTCAACAACAGCACTTATCTACGCACCCTCGCGGCGCTTACGCTTCCATTCCTCGCCTCCGCGCTCGGGGTGTTCCTCATCCGCCAGGGGTTTCTCGGGATCCCCCGAGACCTGCTCGATGCGGCGCGCCTCGACGGCTATTCCGATCTGCGGTTCCTGTTCAAGGTCGCGGTTCCGGTGACCAAGCCGGTGGTGGGCTCCTTCGTCGTCGTCAGCTTTCTGAGCGCCTACAACCAGTACGTGTGGCCCCGCTTCGCCGTGAAGTCCTCCGACTATCAAACGGTGCAGGTGGCGCTGAGATCCTTCCTCACCGAGAACCCGAACGAACTGAACTACGGTTTCGCGGCGGCCATCATCGCCGCGGTTCCCGTGCTCGCCCTGCTGTTGATTTTCCAGCGTCAACTCGTGCGTGGCCTCACCGCCGGCGCCGTCAAGTAA